A DNA window from Syngnathus typhle isolate RoL2023-S1 ecotype Sweden linkage group LG2, RoL_Styp_1.0, whole genome shotgun sequence contains the following coding sequences:
- the ankrd33aa gene encoding photoreceptor ankyrin repeat protein gives MASTCDHPHSGAGPREDSDPDGSDTGSVICDDSLLPNIERRDKPPQTLYEACAANDAVSLRSILEKGVSKDQAMHLDINGRSGLMVAVSKDFVDVVSTLHVCPLIDVNHQDNDGNSALMIAAQAGFTTILNFILNYYSGVDTELRDPRGFTALMKAGLQGREDCVSTLLMHGADMNARDHVQADALKDWVLKTGRFETLSRIRRLQARPVAEQFCERYAPEWPQLRELVAKATGSKSTGRKLRRIIKNLTFSFPHDPQDNGVMDHMVRVTTGIRSPLVATACHPLCLSSPPQIRKRGFALPELLEEQSSAELEERAVSHSKGPLASASSVRLSPRCQEAERGESAPPGAVRGFIPRSVAHRNSIFPTVCTPKIEVTKSGEPTPKTEKKKNQQNGYLELPVWRYKEKKRKEKQKEMEQERISEGSENIDKT, from the exons ATGGCCTCCACATGTGACCACCCCCATTCGGGTGCCGGCCCGCGGGAGGATTCTGACCCGGACGGTTCCGACACCGGGAGCGTCATCTGTGACGACTCGCTGCTTCCTAACATCGAAAGGCGTGACAAGCCTCCTCAAACGCTGTACGAGGCCTGCGCAGCCAATGACGCCGTCTCCCTGCGAAGCATCCTGGAGAAAGGTGTGAGCAAGGACCAGGCCATGCACTTGGACATCAACGGCAGG AGCGGACTCATGGTGGCTGTGAGCAAAGATTTTGTGGACGTCGTCAGCACGCTGCACGTCTGCCCTCTCATCGACGTCAACCACCAGGACAACGACGGCAATTCCGCCCTCATGATTGCCGCCCAGGCTG GCTTCACCACCATTCTGAACTTCATCCTCAACTACTACTCTGGTGTGGACACTGAGCTCAGAGATCCTCGTGGCTTTACCGCCCTCATGAAAGCGGGCCTGCAGGGCCGGGAGGACTGCGTGTCGACCCTGCTCATGCACG GTGCCGATATGAATGCAAGAGACCACGTTCAAGCCGATGCTTTGAAGGACTGGGTCTTGAAGACAGGACGATTTGAGACGTTGAGCAGAATACGCCGTCTGCAAGCTCGTCCTGTGGCCGAGCAGTTTTGTGAACGCTACGCACCCGAGTGGCCGCAACTCCGAGAGCTGGTGGCCAAGGCCACCGGCAGCAAAAGCACGGGCAGAAAACTGCGCCGGATCATCAAGAACTTGACTTTCAGTTTCCCGCATGACCCACAAGACAACGGGGTCATGGACCACATGGTGCGTGTAACCACTGGCATCCGgagccccctggtggccacCGCTTGCCATCCGCTGTGTCTCAGCAGCCCCCCGCAAATTCGCAAGCGGGGTTTTGCTCTTCCCGAGCTACTTGAAGAGCAGAGCAGCGCGGAGCTGGAGGAACGCGCCGTGTCTCACAGCAAGGGCCCCCTCGCCTCCGCCTCCTCGGTACGCCTGAGCCCCCGCTGCCAGGAGGCGGAGCGCGGGGAGAGCGCACCACCAGGGGCCGTGAGAGGCTTTATTCCCCGCAGCGTGGCGCATAGGAACAGCATCTTCCCCACCGTCTGCACCCCCAAAATTGAAGTGACTAAATCTGGGGAGCCTACTCCTAAaacggagaagaagaagaatcagCAGAATGGCTACCTGGAGCTTCCCGTGTGGAGGTacaaagagaagaaaagaaaggagaaGCAAAAGGAAATGGAGCAAGAGAGAATATCCGAGGGCTCCGAAAATATAGACAAAACATGA